A stretch of the Porites lutea chromosome 12, jaPorLute2.1, whole genome shotgun sequence genome encodes the following:
- the LOC140921773 gene encoding toll-like receptor 6: protein MDAASSITYSVVAGTESPYTDDNKPSKAVIISVAVAAFVLPLLALFGYWYFRHQRGRSYYTDIKDTKIEFDAFIIYSTADEEWVKTTLLPILEEKKALKCCVHYRDFVPGKPFRENMADSVYKSRKTIAVVSRNFFRSKYCHHEMDMALGRLVERGDNSVIVIRLDDVDRGKLPKALKQRSYIDYFKSNDKELLAKQLTHCFKDPIQPSVVQNRFV, encoded by the exons ATGGATGCAGCTTCATCAATCACAT ATTCAGTAGTTGCAGGAACAGAATCCCCATATACAG ATGACAACAAGCCGAGCAAGGCTGTCATCATTTCAGTTGCAGTCGCCGCTTTCGTGTTACCTCTTTTGGCTCTGTTCGGTTACTGGTACTTTCGTCACCAACGTGGGAGATCGTACTACACAG ACATTAAAGATACGAAAATCGAATTTGATGCTTTCATCATATACAGCACAGCAGACGAGGAGTGGGTTAAGACAACACTACTTCCAATTCttgaagaaaagaaagctttgaagtGCTGTGTTCACTACAGAGATTTCGTACCTGGAAAGCCTTTTAGAGAAAATATGGCTGACAGTGTTTACAAGAGCAGGAAAACCATTGCTGTGGTATCACGAAATTTCTttagaagcaaatattgccatCATGAAATGGATATGGCTTTAGGACGATTAGTCGAGAGAGGAGACAATAGTGTGATTGTCATTAGACTCGATGATGTCGATAGAGGGAAACTCCCTAAAGCACTTAAACAGAGGAGCTATATCGATTATTTCAAGTCAAATGACAAGGAATTGTTGGCGAAACAACTGACCCATTGTTTCAAAGACCCCATTCAACCGAGTGTTGTACAAAATAGGTTCGTCTGA